A genomic region of Labrys wisconsinensis contains the following coding sequences:
- a CDS encoding M15 family metallopeptidase, with the protein MPDLLAPLPLRAPSTGAASDGRFVRFDRADPRWAEPLVELTGEGLLAEAWYARTDGLNAPYHAPIAGAVATVAARAGVVARLKAADAALGPRGLRLKTLDAWRPVETQAGLWSYFWDKLARERPELDEAGLEALVRTFVADPRRFDPEDDTTWPIHSTGGSVDVMLVDAGTGAMPDHGAGFDEADERSFTDHYERLLAAGRIAPDDPRLLVRRVLVNAMVNAGFTNYAYEFWHFDYGTQLHVLTLQEAGAAGAPHAAWYGTTRLPAGMA; encoded by the coding sequence ATGCCCGATCTTCTCGCTCCCCTGCCGCTGCGCGCGCCCTCGACCGGCGCCGCGTCCGACGGCCGCTTCGTGCGCTTCGACCGCGCCGATCCGCGCTGGGCCGAGCCGCTGGTCGAGCTGACGGGGGAGGGTCTGCTGGCCGAGGCCTGGTACGCCCGCACCGACGGCCTCAACGCTCCCTACCACGCGCCGATCGCCGGGGCGGTGGCCACGGTCGCGGCCCGGGCCGGCGTGGTGGCGCGGCTCAAGGCAGCCGACGCGGCGCTCGGCCCGCGCGGCCTGCGCCTCAAGACCCTGGACGCCTGGCGCCCGGTCGAGACCCAGGCCGGCCTCTGGTCTTACTTCTGGGACAAGCTCGCCCGCGAGCGCCCGGAGCTCGACGAGGCCGGGCTGGAGGCCCTGGTCAGGACCTTCGTCGCCGATCCGCGTCGCTTCGATCCCGAGGACGACACGACCTGGCCGATCCACTCCACCGGCGGCTCGGTCGACGTGATGCTGGTCGATGCCGGCACGGGCGCGATGCCCGACCACGGCGCCGGCTTCGACGAGGCGGACGAGCGTTCCTTTACCGACCATTACGAGCGGCTGCTCGCCGCGGGGCGCATCGCGCCGGACGATCCCCGCCTTCTCGTCAGGCGCGTCCTGGTCAATGCCATGGTTAACGCCGGATTCACCAATTATGCCTACGAATTCTGGCACTTCGACTACGGCACGCAGCTCCACGTGCTGACGCTTCAGGAGGCCGGCGCGGCCGGCGCGCCGCACGCCGCCTGGTATGGCACCACGCGCCTGCCGGCCGGCATGGCTTGA
- a CDS encoding DUF2934 domain-containing protein — protein sequence MEERGERVRRKARELWLLDGMPEGKAQEHWYKAEDIVRTEDFDAFLANPNPGAEALANCDRLNPDPAARPIEPPPVRSKPKPRARSGAKPARDPLLPPIAPPRRHEAKLQGGLT from the coding sequence ATGGAAGAACGGGGAGAGCGTGTCCGCAGGAAGGCTCGCGAGCTCTGGCTGCTCGACGGCATGCCGGAAGGCAAGGCGCAGGAGCATTGGTACAAGGCCGAGGACATCGTGCGCACCGAGGATTTCGACGCCTTCCTCGCCAATCCCAATCCCGGCGCCGAGGCGCTCGCCAATTGCGACAGGCTCAATCCCGATCCCGCCGCCCGCCCGATCGAGCCGCCGCCGGTGCGATCCAAGCCCAAGCCGCGCGCCCGTTCCGGCGCCAAGCCGGCCCGCGATCCCCTGCTGCCGCCGATCGCCCCGCCCCGTCGCCACGAAGCCAAGCTGCAGGGAGGGCTGACATGA
- a CDS encoding alpha/beta fold hydrolase, which produces MTLPTFTAKGAAHAFASLGRAPSEPPLVIWAHGWGQDHNAFLPLARPLAGAAAHVLVDFPGFGESPRPPQDWDTADYADAMAEWLAGLPRGRRIWVGHSFGCRVGMRLAARHPQAIDALVLVAGAGLQRKRSPLEAFRLWLRVRAFKTLKLLEKLGVDVSARKARYGSADYRNAGAMRPIFVKVVSEDQTEGVKAIRCPATLIYGEKDTETPPEFGERLSRLIPNASLRIIPGLDHYTILTDGGPQVTYAVSQMLES; this is translated from the coding sequence GTGACGCTTCCGACCTTCACCGCCAAGGGCGCGGCTCACGCCTTCGCCTCGCTGGGCCGGGCGCCGAGCGAGCCGCCGCTGGTGATCTGGGCCCATGGCTGGGGCCAGGACCACAACGCCTTCCTGCCGCTCGCCCGGCCGCTGGCCGGGGCCGCCGCCCATGTGCTCGTCGACTTCCCCGGCTTCGGCGAGAGCCCGCGCCCGCCGCAGGACTGGGACACGGCCGACTATGCCGACGCCATGGCCGAATGGCTGGCGGGCCTGCCGCGCGGGCGGCGCATCTGGGTCGGCCATTCCTTCGGCTGCCGGGTCGGCATGCGCCTGGCCGCGCGTCACCCGCAGGCGATCGACGCCCTGGTGCTGGTCGCCGGCGCCGGGCTGCAGCGCAAGCGCAGCCCGCTGGAAGCGTTCCGGCTGTGGCTCCGGGTACGCGCCTTCAAGACCCTGAAGCTCCTGGAGAAGCTCGGCGTCGACGTCAGCGCCCGCAAGGCCCGCTACGGCTCGGCCGACTACCGCAATGCCGGGGCGATGCGGCCGATCTTCGTCAAGGTGGTGTCCGAGGACCAGACCGAGGGCGTCAAGGCGATCCGCTGCCCGGCGACGCTGATCTATGGCGAGAAGGATACCGAGACGCCGCCCGAGTTCGGCGAGCGCCTGTCCCGGCTGATCCCGAACGCCAGCCTCAGGATCATCCCCGGCCTCGACCACTACACCATCCTCACCGACGGCGGCCCGCAGGTCACCTATGCCGTGAGCCAGATGCTGGAAAGCTGA
- a CDS encoding sugar ABC transporter ATP-binding protein: MTPDAAAATGETPRLQMATISKSFGGVAALRDVDFVLRAGEIHGLVGENGAGKSTMMKIIAGVHTDYQGRMLIDGREVHFRSARDALAAGIGMVHQELSIAPDLSVAENVYLGKQPVNALGIVDWAAMTRGAREQLKSLGIDVDPRTRMGSLPIGLQQLIELARVLFSGARIVILDEPTSALSPPEVQRLFEVLRGVRASGRSIVFISHFLEDILSISDTVTIFRNGRRIVTHGTEGIDKGWVIERMIGLGHEDLEESYTGAIALDSKPDAPVVLSARGLGFGRAYADVSLDVRAGEVLGIYGFMGCGQLELARTLFGKLKAERGALAVGGVPMRLRNTAQARRAGIAFVPESRRAMLFHQEPVYKNVSISILERISRLWLRPAAERAIARTHVESLHIRPPRVEARLGALSGGNQQKVALAKWLTHPPKVLVLSEPTRGMDVGAKEDVVQIVRGLRERGIGVVVVSAEPETVLSLADRVLVMKKGRIVREFASETISKDRLLEAA, encoded by the coding sequence ATGACGCCCGACGCCGCGGCTGCGACCGGCGAAACGCCACGCCTGCAGATGGCGACCATCTCGAAATCCTTCGGCGGCGTCGCGGCCCTGCGCGACGTCGATTTCGTGTTGCGCGCCGGCGAGATCCACGGGCTGGTCGGCGAGAACGGCGCCGGCAAGTCGACGATGATGAAGATCATCGCCGGGGTCCACACCGACTACCAGGGCCGCATGCTGATCGACGGCCGCGAGGTGCATTTCCGCTCGGCGCGCGACGCCCTCGCCGCCGGCATCGGCATGGTGCACCAGGAGCTCAGCATCGCGCCCGATCTCAGCGTCGCCGAGAACGTCTATCTCGGCAAGCAGCCGGTCAATGCCCTCGGCATCGTCGACTGGGCGGCGATGACGCGCGGCGCGCGCGAGCAGCTCAAGAGCCTCGGCATCGACGTCGACCCGCGCACCCGCATGGGCTCGCTGCCGATCGGCCTGCAGCAGCTGATCGAGCTGGCGCGCGTCCTCTTCTCCGGTGCGCGCATCGTCATCCTCGACGAGCCGACCTCGGCCTTGTCGCCGCCGGAGGTGCAGCGCCTGTTCGAGGTGCTGCGCGGCGTCAGGGCGAGCGGGCGCAGCATCGTCTTCATCTCCCACTTCCTGGAAGACATCCTCTCCATCTCCGACACGGTGACGATCTTCCGCAACGGCCGGCGCATCGTCACCCACGGCACCGAGGGCATCGACAAGGGCTGGGTGATCGAGCGGATGATCGGCCTCGGCCACGAGGACCTGGAGGAGAGCTACACCGGCGCCATCGCGCTCGATTCCAAGCCCGACGCACCCGTGGTGCTGTCGGCGCGCGGGCTCGGCTTCGGCCGCGCCTATGCCGACGTCTCGCTCGACGTCAGGGCCGGGGAGGTGCTCGGCATCTACGGCTTCATGGGCTGCGGCCAGCTGGAGCTGGCGCGCACCCTGTTCGGCAAGCTGAAGGCCGAGCGCGGCGCCCTCGCGGTCGGCGGCGTGCCCATGCGCCTGCGCAACACGGCGCAGGCCCGCCGAGCCGGCATCGCCTTCGTGCCCGAGAGCCGCCGCGCCATGCTGTTCCACCAGGAGCCGGTCTACAAGAACGTCTCGATCAGCATCCTCGAGCGCATCTCCCGGCTCTGGCTCAGGCCGGCGGCCGAGCGCGCCATCGCCAGGACGCATGTGGAGAGCCTGCACATCCGCCCGCCCCGGGTCGAGGCGCGGCTCGGCGCCCTCTCCGGCGGCAACCAGCAGAAGGTGGCGCTGGCCAAATGGCTCACCCATCCGCCCAAGGTGCTGGTGCTGAGCGAGCCGACGCGCGGCATGGACGTCGGCGCCAAGGAGGACGTGGTGCAGATCGTGCGGGGCCTGCGCGAGCGGGGCATCGGCGTCGTCGTCGTCTCGGCCGAGCCCGAGACGGTGCTCTCCCTCGCCGACCGGGTGCTGGTGATGAAGAAGGGGCGGATCGTGCGCGAGTTCGCGAGCGAGACGATCAGCAAGGACCGGCTGCTGGAAGCGGCGTGA
- a CDS encoding Mur ligase family protein, which produces MLQALEPHVPFALVLAGFAVFAWRRLMTYLHIFQQEEYDGGRFLTWMLRTQTFDRRASLALLALFALSLIYPVPAIVLAGFMALALLVAAWRERDPRKEGKKKLAMTQRATRIFRLAFGLLILVGLLAAALAVPPVAIVAWVQGAPLALVAAVMILQPQEDRIQQGFWNEAHEKLQRLAPVVVGVTGSYGKTSTKHILGHILESTGSAIITPGSVNTPMGIARIVRERLEPYHRHFVVEMGAYGPGSIARLCRLAPPDIAVVTAVGPAHYERFKSLDAVARTKFELPEAAIARGGKAIVNDEVLAFADAKAFSDAHRASMVLVGEGEGSDARITAAVQEKDGIRVALTFEGQDHTLFAPLYGLHHGRNMALAFVTALAMGVDAETALVAMKSTPQIAHRLEVKRQGDGVTIVDDGYNSNPAGFASALDILPLLVGQGGRRILVTPGMVELGEAHEAVHRKVGARAAGKVDILLAVAPARIEAFIEAYKAGNPDGEVVECAAFRDAQAWMGSNLRTGDVVLIENDLPDLYERKLSL; this is translated from the coding sequence ATGCTCCAAGCGCTCGAACCCCATGTGCCCTTCGCGCTGGTCCTCGCCGGCTTCGCCGTCTTCGCCTGGCGGCGGCTGATGACCTACCTGCACATCTTCCAGCAGGAGGAGTATGACGGCGGCCGCTTCCTCACCTGGATGCTGCGCACCCAGACCTTCGACCGGCGGGCCTCGCTGGCCTTGCTGGCGCTGTTCGCCCTGTCGCTGATCTATCCCGTCCCGGCCATCGTCCTCGCCGGCTTCATGGCCCTGGCGCTGCTGGTGGCCGCCTGGCGCGAGCGCGACCCGCGCAAGGAGGGCAAGAAGAAGCTGGCGATGACGCAGCGCGCCACGCGCATCTTCCGCCTCGCCTTCGGCCTCCTGATCCTGGTCGGCCTCCTCGCGGCGGCGCTGGCCGTTCCGCCGGTGGCGATCGTCGCCTGGGTGCAGGGCGCGCCCCTCGCCCTGGTCGCCGCCGTGATGATCCTGCAGCCGCAGGAGGACCGCATCCAGCAGGGCTTCTGGAACGAGGCGCACGAGAAGCTGCAGCGCCTCGCGCCGGTCGTGGTCGGCGTCACCGGCTCCTACGGCAAGACCTCGACCAAGCACATCCTCGGCCATATCCTGGAGAGCACGGGCTCGGCGATCATCACCCCCGGCTCGGTCAACACGCCGATGGGCATCGCCCGCATCGTGCGCGAGCGCCTTGAGCCCTATCACCGCCATTTCGTCGTCGAGATGGGCGCCTATGGCCCCGGCTCGATCGCGCGGCTCTGCCGCCTTGCTCCGCCCGACATCGCCGTGGTGACGGCGGTGGGGCCGGCCCATTACGAGCGCTTCAAGTCGCTCGACGCGGTGGCGCGCACCAAGTTCGAGCTGCCGGAGGCGGCGATCGCGCGCGGCGGCAAGGCCATCGTCAACGACGAGGTTCTGGCCTTCGCCGACGCCAAGGCCTTCTCCGACGCGCACCGCGCATCGATGGTGCTGGTGGGCGAGGGGGAGGGGAGCGATGCCCGGATCACGGCGGCCGTGCAGGAGAAGGACGGCATCCGCGTCGCCCTGACCTTCGAGGGCCAGGACCATACGCTGTTCGCGCCGCTCTACGGCCTGCACCACGGTCGCAACATGGCCCTCGCCTTCGTCACGGCGCTGGCCATGGGCGTCGACGCCGAGACCGCGCTGGTGGCGATGAAGTCGACGCCGCAGATCGCCCATCGGCTGGAGGTCAAGCGCCAGGGCGACGGCGTCACCATCGTCGACGACGGCTACAATTCCAATCCCGCCGGCTTCGCCTCGGCGCTCGACATCCTGCCGCTGCTGGTCGGCCAAGGCGGGCGCCGCATCCTGGTGACGCCCGGCATGGTCGAGCTCGGCGAGGCGCACGAGGCCGTGCACCGCAAGGTCGGCGCCAGGGCGGCCGGCAAGGTCGATATCCTCCTCGCCGTCGCCCCGGCGCGGATCGAGGCCTTCATCGAAGCCTACAAGGCCGGCAACCCCGACGGCGAGGTGGTGGAATGCGCCGCCTTCCGCGATGCCCAGGCCTGGATGGGCAGCAATCTCAGGACGGGCGACGTCGTGCTGATCGAGAACGACCTGCCGGATCTCTACGAGCGCAAGCTGTCGCTGTGA
- a CDS encoding YbfB/YjiJ family MFS transporter, producing the protein MSSPQPRPLALATGGLLALAVAMGIGRFVYTPILPAMAQALGLGKGQAGIIAGANFAGYLAGALIASTSALPGPRRAWLLGGLCASAATTAAMALASSVAAMSVLRFAGGLASAFVLVFASALVLERLAQAGRAGLSAVLFAGVGVGILASSGVVSSLAAWAWDWRSQWLACGLVSALVIPAVAVLVPPAGEARAAGSDAPAGPADRRLRLLIPAYGLFGAGYVVTATFLVAIVRDSAAARPLEPYVWAVVGLAVLPSIWVWNRIAARLGLYAAFALACLVEAAGVALSVTGWALGPVVGAVLLGGTFMSITALGLIAARSLAAANPRRAVALMTVAFSIGQIVGPIFAGIAFDLTGSFVVPSLAAAAALILAAGLVARLGRPLAA; encoded by the coding sequence ATGTCCAGCCCGCAGCCCCGCCCCCTCGCCCTGGCGACCGGCGGCCTCCTCGCCCTCGCGGTCGCCATGGGCATCGGCCGCTTCGTCTACACGCCGATCCTGCCGGCCATGGCCCAGGCGCTCGGCCTCGGCAAGGGGCAGGCGGGGATCATCGCCGGCGCCAATTTCGCCGGCTACCTCGCCGGCGCCCTGATCGCCAGCACATCCGCCCTGCCGGGCCCGCGGCGGGCCTGGCTGCTGGGCGGGCTCTGCGCCAGCGCGGCGACCACGGCGGCGATGGCGCTCGCCTCCTCGGTGGCGGCGATGTCGGTGCTGCGCTTCGCCGGCGGCCTCGCCAGCGCCTTCGTGCTGGTCTTCGCCTCCGCCCTGGTGCTCGAGCGGCTGGCGCAGGCGGGCCGCGCCGGCCTATCCGCCGTGCTGTTCGCCGGGGTCGGCGTCGGCATCCTCGCCTCCTCCGGCGTCGTCTCCTCCCTGGCCGCCTGGGCCTGGGACTGGCGCAGCCAATGGCTGGCCTGCGGCCTGGTCTCGGCACTCGTCATTCCGGCGGTCGCCGTGCTGGTGCCGCCGGCGGGCGAGGCCCGGGCGGCCGGCTCCGACGCTCCGGCAGGCCCGGCCGATCGCCGCCTGCGCCTGCTGATCCCGGCCTATGGCCTGTTCGGCGCCGGCTATGTCGTCACCGCGACCTTCCTGGTGGCGATCGTGCGCGACAGCGCCGCCGCCCGGCCGCTGGAGCCCTATGTCTGGGCCGTGGTCGGCCTCGCCGTGCTGCCCTCGATCTGGGTCTGGAACCGGATCGCCGCCCGGCTCGGCCTCTACGCCGCCTTCGCCCTCGCCTGCCTGGTCGAGGCTGCCGGCGTCGCGCTCAGCGTCACGGGCTGGGCGCTCGGCCCGGTGGTCGGAGCCGTGCTGCTCGGCGGCACCTTCATGAGCATCACCGCCCTCGGCCTGATCGCCGCCCGCTCGCTGGCGGCGGCCAACCCGCGCCGGGCCGTGGCGCTGATGACGGTGGCCTTCAGCATCGGCCAGATCGTCGGCCCGATCTTCGCCGGCATCGCCTTCGACCTCACCGGGAGCTTCGTCGTGCCCTCGCTGGCGGCGGCCGCCGCGCTGATCTTGGCGGCGGGGCTGGTGGCGCGCCTCGGACGTCCGCTTGCGGCGTGA
- a CDS encoding sugar ABC transporter substrate-binding protein yields the protein MTKDVSPQSRRDFIRAATASAGAAAALFGGLGVSPALAAEAAAAAGRSEKPLKAAFSNAGLQATWCAQGKQAAEYWGKLFNVEVTWFDGQLDAVKQRAAIDNMASQKWDFVAIQAFGIGTLTQPVQKMIDAGTPVIDMDTLIAPLEKINVHAFIAPNNEFMGAAVTQALVAKLGGKGKVIMTQGALGHTGAQGRARGFESVIKANPGIEVLDTQPADWDVTKTARLWETYLTKYPQIDAAFFHNDDMALAAYQVMKARGRTNILIGGVDAMPPAISAVADGRMFATVRNPSCRIHGGAIIAGVAAVTSGEKTGEGIPKNIVADGPVVTKDNAAGMQWMQDHFLI from the coding sequence ATGACAAAGGACGTGTCGCCGCAGTCGCGGCGTGACTTTATCCGTGCCGCCACCGCATCCGCCGGCGCCGCCGCCGCTCTCTTCGGCGGCCTCGGCGTCAGCCCGGCGCTCGCGGCCGAGGCCGCCGCTGCGGCCGGCCGGTCCGAGAAGCCGCTGAAGGCGGCCTTCTCCAATGCCGGCCTGCAGGCGACCTGGTGCGCCCAGGGCAAGCAGGCTGCCGAATATTGGGGCAAGCTGTTCAATGTCGAGGTGACCTGGTTCGACGGCCAGCTCGACGCGGTCAAGCAGCGCGCCGCCATCGACAACATGGCGTCGCAGAAATGGGACTTCGTCGCCATCCAGGCCTTCGGCATCGGCACGCTCACCCAGCCGGTGCAGAAGATGATCGACGCCGGCACCCCGGTGATCGACATGGACACGCTGATCGCGCCGCTCGAGAAGATCAACGTGCACGCCTTCATCGCCCCCAACAACGAGTTCATGGGCGCGGCAGTGACGCAGGCCCTGGTCGCCAAGCTCGGCGGCAAGGGCAAGGTGATCATGACCCAGGGCGCCCTCGGCCATACCGGCGCGCAGGGCCGCGCCAGGGGCTTCGAATCGGTGATCAAGGCCAATCCCGGCATCGAGGTGCTCGACACCCAGCCGGCCGACTGGGACGTGACCAAGACGGCGCGCCTTTGGGAGACCTATCTCACCAAGTACCCGCAGATCGACGCCGCTTTCTTCCACAATGACGACATGGCGCTCGCCGCCTACCAGGTCATGAAGGCGCGGGGCCGCACCAACATCCTGATCGGCGGCGTCGACGCCATGCCGCCGGCGATCTCGGCGGTGGCGGACGGGCGCATGTTCGCCACGGTGCGCAATCCCTCCTGCCGCATCCATGGCGGGGCCATCATCGCCGGCGTCGCGGCCGTCACCTCGGGCGAGAAGACCGGCGAGGGCATCCCCAAGAACATCGTCGCCGACGGCCCGGTGGTCACCAAGGACAATGCCGCCGGCATGCAGTGGATGCAGGATCACTTCCTGATCTGA
- a CDS encoding ABC transporter permease: MTVQETSAVRTPSGPGAFLRSQMRNIAPFVTLIFLLVFFSVASPSFATLDNASNILTQISVTGIMAVGLTFVILCGEIDLSVAAIANATGIVVAYFTLQESYVNIANVPLPGWLAVVFALLSCAALGLINAFGTTAIGIPSFIMTLAMMQIGAGICAMLVRGQIAYAVPDIVTTLGSGDIGGVPWIVLVLAVFLIVGHVTLTYTRFGRYVFMVGGNREAAEYSGVNVKLILGAVLVISAVCSGVAGMVGVAHFGSAQQNEFDGYLLDAIAAVVVGGTSLFGGRGGIGNTIVGLCVLGVLNNGLDHIQIDSFLKILIRGLILLIALIINVYAQRLRDESGPAAG; encoded by the coding sequence ATGACGGTTCAGGAGACCAGCGCAGTGCGGACCCCGTCCGGCCCCGGCGCCTTTCTGCGCAGCCAGATGCGCAACATCGCCCCCTTCGTGACGCTGATCTTCCTGCTGGTGTTCTTCAGCGTCGCCAGCCCGTCCTTCGCCACGCTCGACAACGCGTCCAACATCCTCACGCAGATCTCGGTCACCGGCATCATGGCGGTCGGGCTGACCTTCGTGATCCTGTGCGGCGAGATCGACCTGTCGGTCGCGGCCATCGCCAACGCCACCGGCATCGTCGTCGCCTATTTCACCCTGCAGGAATCCTATGTGAACATCGCCAACGTGCCGCTGCCGGGCTGGCTCGCGGTGGTGTTCGCGCTGCTCTCCTGCGCCGCCCTCGGCCTGATCAACGCCTTCGGCACCACGGCGATCGGCATTCCCTCCTTCATCATGACGCTCGCCATGATGCAGATCGGCGCCGGCATCTGCGCCATGCTGGTGCGCGGCCAGATCGCCTATGCCGTGCCGGATATCGTCACCACGCTCGGTTCGGGCGACATCGGCGGCGTGCCCTGGATCGTGCTCGTCCTCGCCGTGTTCCTGATCGTCGGCCACGTCACGCTGACCTATACGCGCTTCGGCCGCTACGTCTTCATGGTCGGCGGCAACCGCGAGGCGGCGGAATATTCCGGCGTCAACGTCAAGCTGATCCTCGGCGCCGTGCTGGTGATCTCGGCGGTGTGCTCGGGCGTGGCCGGCATGGTCGGCGTCGCCCATTTCGGCAGCGCCCAGCAGAACGAGTTCGACGGCTATCTCCTCGATGCCATCGCCGCCGTGGTGGTCGGCGGCACCAGCCTGTTCGGCGGGCGCGGCGGCATCGGCAACACCATCGTCGGCCTCTGCGTCCTCGGCGTGCTCAACAATGGGCTCGACCACATCCAGATCGACAGCTTCCTGAAGATCCTGATCCGCGGCCTGATCCTCCTGATCGCGCTGATCATCAACGTCTACGCCCAGCGCCTGCGCGACGAGAGCGGCCCGGCAGCCGGCTGA
- a CDS encoding HigA family addiction module antitoxin, translated as MRQNAAMMKHPAHPGTVLKEAVLVPLGLSVSEAAQRLKMSRPALSRVLNGRAAISPDLALRLEAAGVSEAKFWLTMQLNYELARAREHQQPAVAPIQAREAA; from the coding sequence GGCAGAACGCAGCCATGATGAAGCATCCCGCACATCCCGGCACGGTGCTGAAGGAAGCAGTGCTCGTTCCGCTCGGGTTGAGCGTCAGCGAGGCGGCTCAACGGCTGAAGATGTCCCGGCCGGCGCTATCACGCGTGCTGAACGGGCGCGCCGCCATAAGCCCCGACCTCGCGCTCCGGCTGGAAGCAGCCGGCGTCAGCGAGGCCAAGTTCTGGCTGACCATGCAGCTCAATTACGAGCTGGCCCGGGCGCGCGAGCACCAGCAACCGGCGGTGGCACCGATCCAGGCGCGCGAAGCGGCGTAA
- a CDS encoding acyl-CoA dehydrogenase, with protein sequence MAEAAIKLTSEGSKAGDGFDWADPLNLEGALTEEERLVRDTARDYAQDRLMPRVLQAYREETFDRAIMTEMGELGLLGATIPEAYGGAGLGHVAYGLVAREVERVDSGYRSAMSVQSSLVMHPIFAYGSEEQKHKWLPKLAAGELVGCFGLTEPDAGSDPASMKTRARKVPGGYELTGSKMWITNSPIADIAVVWAKLDDVIRGFVVERGAKGFSTPKIEGKLSLRASITGEIVLDGVVVPEENLLPGAKGLGGPFGCLNKARYGIAWGAMGAAEFCWHRARQYTLDRKQFGRPLAANQLIQKKLADMQTEITLGLFGALQLGRLLDAHTAAPPAISLMKRNNCGKALDIARMARDMHGGNGIADEFHVMRVAQNLETVNTYEGTHDVHALILGRAQTGIQAFF encoded by the coding sequence ATGGCAGAAGCGGCGATCAAGCTCACCAGCGAAGGAAGCAAGGCCGGCGACGGCTTCGACTGGGCTGATCCGCTCAACCTGGAAGGCGCCCTGACCGAGGAGGAGCGGCTGGTCCGCGACACCGCCCGCGACTATGCCCAGGACCGGCTGATGCCGCGGGTGCTGCAGGCCTATCGCGAGGAGACCTTCGACCGCGCCATCATGACCGAGATGGGCGAGCTCGGCCTGCTCGGCGCCACCATCCCAGAGGCCTATGGCGGCGCCGGCCTCGGCCATGTCGCCTATGGCCTGGTGGCGCGCGAGGTGGAGCGCGTCGATTCCGGCTACCGCTCGGCCATGTCGGTGCAGTCCTCGCTGGTGATGCACCCGATCTTCGCCTACGGCTCGGAGGAGCAGAAGCACAAGTGGCTGCCCAAGCTCGCGGCCGGCGAGCTCGTCGGCTGCTTCGGCCTGACCGAGCCGGACGCCGGCTCCGATCCCGCCTCGATGAAGACCCGGGCCAGGAAGGTCCCCGGCGGCTATGAGCTGACCGGCTCGAAGATGTGGATCACCAATTCGCCAATCGCCGACATTGCCGTGGTCTGGGCCAAGCTCGACGACGTCATTCGCGGCTTCGTGGTCGAGCGCGGCGCCAAGGGCTTCTCCACTCCGAAGATCGAGGGCAAGCTGTCGCTGCGCGCCTCGATCACCGGCGAGATCGTGCTCGACGGCGTGGTCGTGCCGGAGGAGAACCTGCTGCCGGGCGCCAAGGGCCTCGGCGGCCCGTTCGGCTGCCTCAACAAGGCACGCTACGGCATTGCCTGGGGCGCGATGGGCGCCGCCGAGTTCTGCTGGCACCGGGCGCGCCAGTACACGCTCGACCGCAAGCAGTTCGGCCGGCCGCTGGCCGCCAACCAGCTGATCCAGAAGAAGCTCGCCGACATGCAGACCGAGATCACCCTCGGTCTGTTCGGCGCCCTGCAGCTCGGCCGCCTGCTCGACGCACACACCGCCGCGCCGCCGGCCATCAGCCTGATGAAGCGCAACAATTGCGGCAAGGCGCTCGACATCGCCCGCATGGCCCGCGACATGCACGGCGGCAACGGCATCGCCGACGAGTTCCACGTCATGCGCGTGGCGCAGAATCTCGAGACGGTGAACACCTATGAGGGCACGCACGACGTGCACGCCCTGATCCTTGGCCGGGCGCAGACCGGGATCCAGGCGTTCTTCTGA
- a CDS encoding response regulator: protein MSEAIFTAGLGLPGLGPIAAADMLAARPAVLVVDDDAAIRMIMADTLRDAGFDVVEAADAADAARLLQQRRDFQVMVTDIHMPGATNGYFLARQVRERWPYVEVLMVSGQALPARRDLDLDCDVLCKPFAGIELVGRVAALARRAAEPEIGGGFVAGSPPALRA, encoded by the coding sequence ATGAGCGAGGCGATCTTCACCGCCGGGCTCGGCCTGCCCGGCCTCGGCCCGATCGCTGCGGCCGACATGCTCGCCGCCCGGCCGGCCGTGCTGGTGGTGGACGACGATGCCGCCATCCGCATGATCATGGCGGACACGCTGCGCGACGCCGGCTTCGACGTCGTGGAGGCGGCGGATGCGGCCGATGCCGCGCGCCTGCTGCAGCAGCGCCGGGACTTCCAGGTGATGGTCACCGACATCCACATGCCGGGTGCGACCAACGGCTATTTCCTGGCGCGCCAGGTGCGCGAGCGCTGGCCCTATGTGGAGGTGCTGATGGTGTCCGGCCAGGCCCTGCCGGCGCGCCGCGACCTCGACCTCGACTGCGATGTCCTGTGCAAGCCGTTCGCCGGCATCGAGCTCGTCGGCCGCGTCGCCGCGCTGGCGCGGCGTGCCGCCGAGCCGGAGATCGGCGGCGGCTTCGTGGCGGGCTCGCCGCCGGCGCTCCGCGCCTGA